GGTAGCCAAAACGCGAAGTAAACTCTAGCGGATATATTCCCCTGCCATTTACAATGCAATTGATATCAAAATACCCAACATATCCAGATTCGCGCATCGCCGGCAACATACGCTCAAGCGTTGAATGAAACAGCATATTCGGCGCGCTCCAATACATCAACGTGCCCATTTCGCCAGTAAACGGCCCGAGATCTCCTGGAAAAATACGCTTGTGCTCAAAGTTAACATTAATGGGATAAATAAAGTCGTGACCGTTAAAAAACGCGCCGACCGCAACCTCCACTCCGGCAACGTGTTTTTGAAGCAAAAATACTGGCGCTTGCTTCTGCCATAATTTTTTGTTTTGCTCCAAAAGTTCTATAAGATCGCGACCATCTTCTTCCTGCCCGAGAAACAGCAGTCCCTTGCCAGCTGACGGCGTATTGCCGCTTGGTTTAAAAACGTAACGCGACGGATTATCTTTGACAAATTGTATTGCCTCTTCGTAGCTTGAGAGCTGCCAACTGCGAAGCGTATTGATATTATATTTTTTCATTTCCGACTGGCCGAACTCACGGTCAATTTCCAGTTTATCCGTGTACACACTACCTCCAACAACAAGTTTTCCTTCTTTGCGCAAGCGATCCGCAATAGCTCCAAAGCCCACATCATCAAAGACAATAACGTCCGCCCAGTCTTTATACTGTTCCCACGCGTCAACTTTTTCTAAAAAACCATCATAAACATCCGCGTCTGATTTTGCTTTAATATATGCCCTTACCTCATGCCCTTCACGATTTAACTGCCAAGCCAAATCGCCGCTCAAACTTTCCAACGAAATAAATAAAAACTTCCGGGGCGTGAACGCGCCGACGACCGGTGGCGACTGTATTTTAATGATATTCTCTTCATTATTTTGTTCGGATAGTGGAACCGAATAGCTATTTTCCCCGTTAGATATTTTTTGTGTTTCTGGCATAAATTTACGCTAATATAGGTTCCGCGAAGCGGAATACAAAATTTTTGACTTATGAATTTTGACTTTGTATATATGCAAGTATAACAGGTTATGTTTTTTGCAACAATAATAATTTAACTAAAACAAAGGCGCGAATTTTATAGAGCCGCCAAGAAACCTGACGCGTCAACCTCTTTGACAAGCTCCTGCCGTGGCGGTACATTTATCATTGTAAAGATGGTTCCTTCAAAAAGTGATTAGGAGGAGGAACATGACGAACGTTTCTATGCCTGCAAATTACTATCGTTACATTTATCAAATCAGGGTTCAAAACAAGCCAGGCATGCTAGGCAGGCTTTTGAAAGCAATCAGTGAAGCTGAAGCGGGAATCGGTCCAGTAAGCCTTATTGATAAAACGTCGGAAACGGTGACTCGCAACGTGTGGCTGGCAATTTCAAGCGAAGAAATTCGCGCGCGCGTAGAATCAGCAATAAAAACCGCCGGATCAGAGCTTATTGCAATCCGCGACTCTGTTTTACTTGCGCACCAAGGTGGAAAAATTCAGGTTGTTCCTCGCGCTCCTATAAACACGCGCGAGGATCTTGCAACCTACTACACTCCGGGCGTTGCGGAGGTCTGCCAAGCGATAGAACATAATCCCTCTCTGGTGTATGAATACACGGCGAAAGGCAACATGGTTGCCGTTGTTACCGACGGCACGGCAGTACTTGGACTCGGCGATATCGGCCCTGAAGCAGGACTTCCCGTAATGGAAGGCAAGGCAATGTTATTTAAAGAATTCGGTGGAGTTGACGCATTCCCCATTTGTTTAAACACAAAAAATCCGGATGAAATTGTAAACATTGTAAAAGCACTCTCTCCCGGACTTGGCGGTATTAACCTTGAAGATATTTCCGCGCCGCGCTGTTTTGAAATTGAAGAACGTTTAAAGCAAGAACTGGATATTCCTGTTTTCCATGATGACCAGCACGGAACAGCTGTAGTTGTATTTGCGGCTCTCACAAATGCACTCGCCGTTGTGGGCAAAAAATTAAACGAAGTAAAAATAGTCATCAATGGCACGGGGGCAGCCGGCATCGCAATCGCCAAAATACTTATGAGCGGAGGCGCTGAGCATATTGTCGGATGCGACACACGAGGCACAATTTACAATGGCCGCCCAGAGCATATGAACAGCGCCAAACAATGGCTTGCCGAACACACCAACGCGGAAAGATTGCAAGGCAGTATTTTTGATGCGCTTACAAATGCTGACGTTTTCATTGGAGTCTCTGGACCCCGCATTCTTCACGCCCCCGATATCAAGGTTATGAACCATGATGCAATTGTATTCGCTCTTGCAAATCCAATCCCTGAAATTGAGCGCGA
This is a stretch of genomic DNA from Candidatus Spechtbacteria bacterium. It encodes these proteins:
- a CDS encoding phosphoribosylamine--glycine ligase, whose product is MPETQKISNGENSYSVPLSEQNNEENIIKIQSPPVVGAFTPRKFLFISLESLSGDLAWQLNREGHEVRAYIKAKSDADVYDGFLEKVDAWEQYKDWADVIVFDDVGFGAIADRLRKEGKLVVGGSVYTDKLEIDREFGQSEMKKYNINTLRSWQLSSYEEAIQFVKDNPSRYVFKPSGNTPSAGKGLLFLGQEEDGRDLIELLEQNKKLWQKQAPVFLLQKHVAGVEVAVGAFFNGHDFIYPINVNFEHKRIFPGDLGPFTGEMGTLMYWSAPNMLFHSTLERMLPAMRESGYVGYFDINCIVNGRGIYPLEFTSRFGYPTIQIQQEGITMPQGEWLYRLARGEDFELKTKRGFQIGVRILVPSYFSKEANSDTINMYRDLAVTFKNKDNLEGVHIEDLKNDNGIWRIAGSSGCLLVITGSGTTVEDARHMAYGRIQNILIPNMFYRTDIGSNWTASDSDKLHTWGYLY
- a CDS encoding NADP-dependent malic enzyme, whose protein sequence is MLGRLLKAISEAEAGIGPVSLIDKTSETVTRNVWLAISSEEIRARVESAIKTAGSELIAIRDSVLLAHQGGKIQVVPRAPINTREDLATYYTPGVAEVCQAIEHNPSLVYEYTAKGNMVAVVTDGTAVLGLGDIGPEAGLPVMEGKAMLFKEFGGVDAFPICLNTKNPDEIVNIVKALSPGLGGINLEDISAPRCFEIEERLKQELDIPVFHDDQHGTAVVVFAALTNALAVVGKKLNEVKIVINGTGAAGIAIAKILMSGGAEHIVGCDTRGTIYNGRPEHMNSAKQWLAEHTNAERLQGSIFDALTNADVFIGVSGPRILHAPDIKVMNHDAIVFALANPIPEIEREEALQYARVVATGSSSDPNQINNVLCFPGLFRGALDVRARKINEEMKLAAVNAIASSIAPKDLHAEHFMPSALDKSVARRVAQAVADAARKTGVARK